A genomic region of Dreissena polymorpha isolate Duluth1 chromosome 4, UMN_Dpol_1.0, whole genome shotgun sequence contains the following coding sequences:
- the LOC127877144 gene encoding uncharacterized protein LOC127877144, with translation MASKLRASKKKTNMTAKTVALSETSIEKDSGVAKSAAVFTSSIGKGSDMVISTAVSTSSIEKGSDMVKSTAMSRSSFEKGSDMVKSTALSTLSIEKGSDMATSALFCHSSIKNSSDMTTSLSHLSIESGSDFVTDFSCISCTEKRLVESAEFFCETCQKLFCRKCIALHDQLFTNHNILGTRHLSNWPILKLENNVQRNCQVHKGEKLEMMCIDHNQLCCAKCAFIHHRHCRDVTLISESVKRQSTIASQSNPDQVFTVVGIVDIDVSIPSDEENCWISAVCVLPDSQILLVDTTNETVKLLDQQYRLMSYLLVTGVPDDMCNISADQVAVTVNTKRTHEVQFITVTNGQLIKGRTLRFDHKCYGIAIHQRDLYIASNIELFKYTMEGTLVSKIYGDTSSEDYVCRCAVNSTGTNIYITTATKNKVLILTMNGTLLATIQDPKLVNARGIHVTATDQILVCGCWSYNVVQVDGKNMTLTVLGSEYDTLGYLDSICYDSNTATIILGQMDNDKIRVLEVA, from the exons ATGGCTTCAAAATTAAGAGCTTCTAAAAAGAAAACGAACATGACTGCTAAAACTGTGGCATTGTCTGAGACGTCTATTGAAAAAGACTCGGGTGTGGCTAAGTCTGCGGCAGTGTTTACTTCGTCTATTGGGAAAGGATCGGATATGGTTATTTCTACGGCAGTGTCTACGTCGTCTATTGAAAAAGGTTCGGATATGGTTAAGTCTACGGCAATGTCTAGGTCGTCTTTTGAAAAAGGATCTGATATGGTTAAATCTACTGCATTGTCTACGTTGTCTATTGAGAAGGGATCGGATATGGCTACGTCTGCGTTATTTTGTCATTCTTCAATTAAAAATAGTTCGGATATGACAACATCTCTGTCTCATTTATCTATAGAGAGTGGTTCTGATTTTGTTACTGACTTTAGTTGCATTTCATGCACAGAGAAAAGACTTGTGGAAAGTGCTGAGTTTTTCTGTGAGACATGTCAAAAGTTGTTCTGCAGAAAGTGTATTGCACTTCATGACCAGTTGTTTACAAATCATAACATTCTTGGAACAAGACACTTAAGTAATTGGCCAATTTTAAAACTGGAGAATAACGTTCAGCGAAATTGCCAAGTGCACAAAGGTGAAAAGCTTGAAATGATGTGCATTGACCACAATCAGCTGTGCTGCGCAAAATGTGCTTTCATTCATCATAG ACACTGCCGTGATGTGACACTTATTTCCGAGTCGGTTAAACGACAGTCCACAATTGCATCGCAGTCCAACCCAGACCAAGTGTTTACTGTGGTAGGGATAGTTGATATTGATGTCAGTATACCAAGTGATGAAGAAAACTGTTGGATATCAGCTGTGTGTGTTCTTCCTGATAGCCAAATACTGCTTGTCGACACTACTAATGAAACTGTAAAGCTGCTGGACCAGCAGTATAGGTTGATGTCGTACTTACTTGTGACTGGTGTTCCAGACGACATGTGTAATATCTCCGCTGACCAGGTAGCAGTGACTGTGAATACAAAAAGGACACATGAGGTCCAATTCATCACAGTAACCAATGGACAGTTAATAAAGGGCAGAACGCTTCGGTTTGACCATAAATGCTACGGTATTGCCATACATCAGAGAGACTTATATATCGCTTCTAATATTGAACTGTTCAAGTATACAATGGAAGGTACATTGGTGAGCAAAATATATGGCGATACATCGTCTGAAGATTATG TTTGTAGATGTGCCGTGAACTCAACaggtacaaatatatacataaccACAGCAACCAAAAACAAGGTCCTTATCCTGACCATGAACGGCACACTCCTGGCCACCATTCAAGACCCTAAACTAGTTAACGCGCGGGGGATACATGTGACAGCAACAGACCAGATTTTGGTCTGTGGATGCTGGTCTTACAATGTTGTGCAAGTGGATGGTAAGAACATGACGCTTACTGTACTTGGCTCAGAATATGATACATTGGGATACTTAGACTCGATATGTTACGACAGCAACACAGCTACCATCATCCTGGGACAAATGGACAACGATAAGATCCGTGTGTTAGAAGTTGCGTAA
- the LOC127878671 gene encoding uncharacterized protein LOC127878671 yields the protein MEEVTSAEESCMSLSTTSCSQHYRDPVEDQWDTLRITEEVKIAFYKEGTEKYIIFNGTDTNISDWFRQDRILSSSWSAMEERLYAHFSIER from the exons ATGGAAGAGGTTACAAGCGCTGAAGAGTCGTGCATGAGCCTTTCCACAACTTCCTGTAGCCAACATTATAGGGACCCTGTGGAAGATCAATGGGATACTCTTCGCATTACTGAGGAA GTGAAGATTGCATTCTACAAAGAGGGCACCGAAAAGTACATAATCTTTAATGGCACAGATACCAACATTTCCGATTGGTTCCGACAAGACAGGATACTAAGTTCGTCATGGAGTGCAATGGAGGAGAGATTATATGCACATTTTTCTATTGAAAGGTAA